TTTGTAATGATTTATAAAACGCGTTATAAAATGCGTCTAAATAATCCTTGTGATCGGAGTAGTCTTCGTGCTTAATGCTTGAAGTTGCGCTGCCGCCAACATTACGATTTACGCCTAAATTTATTGATGGATATAATCCGTTTTCATGAAATATAGGAATGGCTTTTTCTATTCCTTTTATAACTCCTTTAAAACCTCTCATTTCTTCATGGGTATCTGTACATAATGAGTCCACACTTATCCAAAAATTTCTTAAAGGTGTTGATGCAAGCTTTTCAGCGATTTTTTTTATTTCGTCTTCTGAATTGCGAAAAATAAAACCATTTGTGCCTGTTCTTATAAATTGAATTCCGGCACTCCCAGCATATTTTATTAAATCAACGAGTTCATCAATAAATAGGAGAGGCTCCCCTCCTGTAAAAGAAAGAACATTCACTCCTTTAGATGCAGCGGCATCAATTATTTTTTTTAAGTCGTCGTTTGAAATTTTGGAACGTTTAAATTTTTCCGTAATACGCATGCCGCATTGGGGGCAACGCGCATTACAATGATCCGTCATTTGAATTACAAGCTGTCCGGGTAATTTTTTGTTTAAAATATTTTTAATAAAATCAATAAATAATTTGGTTTGCATTTTTTTACCTAATTTTTGAGACTACCTTGTCTATACATATCCCAAAGATTAAGGTATGCTGCCTCAAATGATCTATTTTCCATATAGTCTCTTGCATTTTTTTTCATTTCAGATAGTAATAACGGATTATCAATTAAGTTAATACTTGCATTTATAAATCCTTCGATATCATTAGCTTTGACCATAAATCCAGTTTTTCCATAAATCATGTTTTCTTTTGGCCCGCCTTTATCAGTAACAATAACAGGTATGCCCGATGATTGAGCTTCTAAAACTACATTTCCAAAGGTATCCGTAGTTGATGGAAATATAAATAAATCACTCGCTGCATACGCCCGCCTTAGATCTTCACCTTTTAAAAAGCCTGTAAATAGAGCAGGATATCTTGAAAGATCTTGTTCCATTTCAGATTTATAAGGTCCGTCTCCAACTACAACTAAATGAATATTCTTTCGCATATTGCATAATTGCTTGAAAGTCTCGGATAAAATAGGAAGATTTTTTTCCTTAGAAACTCTTCCAACATAAATAATTTTAAGATTAGCTTCAGTAATTTTAAATTGTTTGAAAAATCCGTTTCTTTT
This window of the Desulfobacterales bacterium genome carries:
- a CDS encoding radical SAM protein; its protein translation is MQTKLFIDFIKNILNKKLPGQLVIQMTDHCNARCPQCGMRITEKFKRSKISNDDLKKIIDAAASKGVNVLSFTGGEPLLFIDELVDLIKYAGSAGIQFIRTGTNGFIFRNSEDEIKKIAEKLASTPLRNFWISVDSLCTDTHEEMRGFKGVIKGIEKAIPIFHENGLYPSINLGVNRNVGGSATSSIKHEDYSDHKDYLDAFYNAFYKSLQNFYQFAINMGFTILNTCYPMSIEETDFKADDDLQAVYKATSHEKVVKFDKNEKALLFKALFNVTLEFRSKIRIFSPLVSLYSLGRQYTNGHKSYSCRGGKDFFFIDAGSSNTFPCGYRGNDNYGYFWEMNHSQDKENCFQCDWECFRDPSEMIGPLLDIFSKPHNFFLKIINDPIYLKLWIKDLRYYKSCSFFDGRVPLNSWAIKNY